In Leuconostoc kimchii IMSNU 11154, one genomic interval encodes:
- a CDS encoding DNA polymerase III subunit delta encodes MASNFVTIAETVYPTQVAHFMTLLKDKQLSHLYLFIGPSQPQKLAFSQYLAWKIIGANERNAIRLAEHDHPDVNIAQPSLPKSGIGTNRTWKVDQIRALKPEFATVAQESARKVFIFDAVESLHAESGNALLKFIEEPTGPQVIFMLAENINEVLPTIRSRAQIVNLAPEFQLDEVADDAINDIWQKNTQLILFKWFELMMQRRIEAFAYVQLQVINQLKDSQQQTLFFNWLHDLSRDTIVFGQLSDDLLKFPTLVGLYKTLTQHYTKLQLLAASDALLTDDKLRHTNLSLQTRLEKIVLDVTIALGE; translated from the coding sequence ATGGCTTCTAATTTTGTTACAATTGCGGAGACCGTTTATCCTACACAAGTTGCGCATTTTATGACGTTGCTGAAAGATAAACAACTGAGCCATTTATATTTATTTATTGGACCAAGTCAACCTCAAAAGTTGGCTTTTTCGCAGTATTTAGCATGGAAAATTATTGGTGCTAATGAACGAAATGCGATCCGACTAGCTGAACATGATCATCCTGATGTTAATATCGCACAGCCTAGTTTACCTAAAAGTGGGATCGGAACAAATCGCACTTGGAAAGTTGATCAAATTCGTGCTTTAAAACCAGAATTTGCGACGGTTGCTCAGGAAAGCGCACGAAAAGTTTTTATTTTTGATGCAGTGGAGTCGTTACATGCGGAATCGGGTAATGCACTGTTAAAGTTCATTGAGGAACCGACTGGGCCACAAGTGATTTTTATGTTAGCCGAAAATATCAATGAGGTGTTACCAACAATTCGGTCACGTGCACAAATTGTGAACTTAGCGCCCGAATTTCAGTTGGATGAGGTTGCAGATGATGCCATTAATGATATATGGCAGAAAAATACACAACTTATCTTATTTAAGTGGTTTGAACTGATGATGCAACGTCGTATTGAGGCTTTTGCCTATGTCCAATTACAAGTGATTAATCAGCTGAAAGATAGTCAGCAGCAGACGTTATTTTTCAATTGGTTGCACGACTTATCGCGTGATACGATCGTTTTTGGTCAACTGTCAGATGACTTGCTAAAGTTTCCGACACTTGTTGGTTTATATAAAACGTTGACACAACATTATACAAAATTACAGTTGTTGGCGGCTAGCGATGCTTTATTAACAGATGACAAATTACGGCATACGAACTTATCATTACAAACGCGGTTGGAAAAAATTGTGTTGGATGTAACAATTGCGCTAGGAGAATGA
- the tmk gene encoding dTMP kinase — translation MTKPLFITFEGPEGAGKTSVLNQLVAEFQQTLGDDLISTREPGGNPISEAIRAILQPEEDNGMDDRTEALLYTAARRQHLVETVLPALKAGKVVISDRYVDSSLAYQGGGRGLGVDHIWQINQFAIDGLLPDLTIYFDLPSELGLARVKANRQGKIDRLDKESLAFHQKVRKTYLELQVKFSDRIKIVDATQSLDNVVDATRQLILERMKYREV, via the coding sequence ATGACGAAGCCGTTATTTATTACATTTGAAGGGCCAGAAGGCGCCGGAAAAACAAGCGTTTTAAATCAATTAGTTGCTGAATTTCAGCAGACATTGGGTGATGATTTAATTTCGACGCGTGAGCCAGGTGGTAATCCAATATCAGAAGCGATACGTGCGATTCTTCAACCGGAAGAAGATAATGGGATGGATGACAGAACCGAAGCGTTGCTATACACAGCAGCACGACGTCAACACTTAGTGGAAACAGTGTTACCTGCATTAAAAGCTGGTAAGGTTGTCATATCCGATCGTTATGTTGATAGTTCGTTAGCTTATCAAGGCGGCGGCCGTGGGTTAGGTGTTGATCATATTTGGCAAATCAATCAATTTGCTATTGATGGGTTGTTACCTGATTTAACAATATATTTTGACCTCCCTTCAGAATTAGGTTTGGCTCGTGTTAAAGCTAATCGTCAAGGGAAAATTGATCGGTTAGATAAAGAAAGCCTCGCTTTCCATCAAAAAGTGCGAAAAACATATTTAGAACTACAGGTTAAGTTTTCTGATAGAATTAAAATAGTGGATGCGACACAGTCACTAGACAACGTAGTGGATGCAACACGTCAACTCATATTAGAACGCATGAAATATCGAGAGGTATAA
- the rsmI gene encoding 16S rRNA (cytidine(1402)-2'-O)-methyltransferase, producing the protein MQQQKSFDKLTKTGTLFLVPTPIGNLQDMTPRAVTILKQVDLIAAEDTRHTQQLLNHFEIDTKQTSFHEHNWQAKMPSLLTALLQGKNIAQVSDAGMPSISDPGKELVAAAVEQNVTVVPIPGATAGVTALIASGLVPQPFYFYGFLKRKNNEQLAELQQLSTIRDTIIFYESPHRIRKTLANIQEVMGSDRKVVLARELTKRYEEFLRGTAQELLAWATENDIRGEFVILIDGYHGEVKVDNRLADDENLSVHDAVENLISKGLKPNAAIKQIAKTRALDRQAVYSDYHGLA; encoded by the coding sequence ATGCAACAACAAAAAAGCTTTGATAAACTGACAAAAACAGGCACGTTGTTTTTGGTTCCGACACCAATCGGTAATCTACAAGATATGACGCCACGTGCGGTAACTATTTTAAAGCAAGTGGATCTCATTGCTGCAGAAGATACCCGGCATACACAACAATTACTCAATCATTTTGAGATTGATACCAAACAAACGAGTTTTCATGAACATAATTGGCAGGCTAAAATGCCAAGCCTCCTCACGGCTTTGTTGCAGGGGAAAAATATTGCTCAAGTGAGTGATGCTGGCATGCCATCTATTTCTGATCCTGGAAAAGAATTGGTAGCAGCAGCTGTAGAGCAGAATGTGACTGTTGTGCCGATTCCTGGCGCTACAGCAGGTGTGACAGCCCTGATTGCTAGTGGATTAGTACCACAGCCTTTTTATTTTTATGGGTTTTTAAAACGTAAAAATAATGAACAATTAGCTGAATTACAGCAGTTATCAACCATACGTGACACGATTATTTTTTATGAATCACCACATCGTATTCGAAAAACATTGGCAAACATACAAGAAGTAATGGGTAGTGATCGCAAGGTTGTTTTGGCGCGTGAGTTAACGAAACGCTATGAAGAATTTTTGCGTGGCACGGCGCAGGAATTATTGGCTTGGGCCACAGAAAATGACATTCGGGGTGAATTTGTTATATTGATTGATGGTTATCATGGTGAGGTCAAAGTAGATAATCGTTTAGCTGACGATGAAAATTTGTCTGTGCACGATGCTGTTGAAAACCTTATTAGTAAGGGTTTAAAACCAAATGCTGCCATTAAGCAAATTGCTAAAACACGCGCATTGGATCGACAGGCAGTTTATTCTGATTATCATGGATTGGCATAG
- a CDS encoding cyclic-di-AMP receptor, whose translation MKLVTAIVQDKDTTKLSNAFVKADIRATRLTTSGGFLRSGNTTFLIAIEDERVQTVLDTIQTVSKKRKQYMVPPVGLDAGGEHGGIYPVEVEVGGATVYTQSIESFHQF comes from the coding sequence ATGAAATTAGTGACAGCTATTGTTCAAGATAAAGATACAACAAAATTAAGCAATGCCTTTGTCAAAGCAGATATACGCGCAACACGTTTGACAACATCAGGTGGCTTTTTACGTTCTGGAAATACGACTTTTTTGATTGCTATTGAGGATGAACGTGTGCAAACCGTTTTGGATACAATTCAAACCGTTTCAAAAAAGCGGAAGCAATATATGGTTCCCCCTGTCGGATTAGATGCTGGTGGTGAACATGGTGGCATTTATCCTGTTGAAGTTGAAGTTGGCGGTGCAACAGTATATACGCAAAGCATTGAATCATTTCATCAATTCTAA